The Cinclus cinclus chromosome Z, bCinCin1.1, whole genome shotgun sequence genome contains the following window.
GTAAAACCTAACTCGGCACACTTGCAGGCCCTGGGGTTCCCCTACACACACTTAAAGGATAGAGCTGCTGGAGTGCCCATTCCCAGGTCAGCATCAAGGCTTAAGACACCTTCCAGACAGACACATATTTATCAGCACACACTGTGCAGTCCAATGCAGCGGGAGCACAGCCTTAGCCAGCGCCTCTCTAAACACCAACTGCACTGACATAAACAAGCATATGAGTATCCCACATGCTAACTTAGTCTCTTTCAGCCCATGCAGGCTGGGGGGAGACTGACAGAAAATGGGTAGCAAAGGGATTTAGAAAGAAAGGCAAGCATACCTTAAGTAAAAGCAGTGTATTGCTGGTATAATTCAAGCATGCATGTGACCCCCACATcacttttctggaaaaaataattgacTCATTCCTTGCCCTGGCATGAGACAACTGAATGAATACAGACAGACTTTCTTGCTCTATTATTTGGGAATTGCTCCTGTGCAACTCCCAAGACTGCTTTACCGCCTGCTGAACATCAACATATTAGTTATTCTGTTGCTGTCATACCTATTTAGACTGTAACCTCATGCCACTTCAAAAACTGACATGGATTTTATCTGAAGAATAAGTTACTTCTAAAACCACCATttgagcaagaaaaataaaaataaatattaaacttTACCCTAAgggtttctcacagaaaaaccAAAGCTTTCAATACAAGTTTGGAAGTGGAAGAGTCTGCACATTAATTGCTCTCCAGGATTCTACTGCAGTTAAGTCTCAGTCCAAAAGCTCAGATCATGACCTCACAACAAGTTACCCTGAGCCAGGTTACCTTTTCTTACAGCTTTACCTGCACTCACACACAGTAATTTTTGGTCTGCACATGCTGAAGAACCCTCCCCAGATTTTCAGATACAGAAAACttactgggggggggggggggggggggggggggggatgtggGAGAAGTGACCTAATATtatgacattaaaataaaataatccagCAGTGGTGGTCAGCTAGTTTGCTCGACATGCAGATTTCTTTAATTGTGTTCCAATACAACAATGAACTAGTAAGAAGATGCAGCAGGTCCAGCAAAGCAGAAAGCACCTATAGCCCTGTCAGAAGGTATAGGAGTCCAGAACACAGAGATCATGGAATGGCTGATGTCTCATGAGGAAGCCATTGCTGACAGCAGCCAAGAGCTCCAAGACACTTAGCACTGCACAACACCAAAAGATATACAGCATGGCAAAACACAACTGGTCTTCCAGCTTCTTTAGACAGCCTTTGTCAGAAAGCTGCTCCACATGGCCTAAGTCTCCCCTGCAGTGAGAATGCCTCTCCTTACAGCAGCTTTCAGGAACACAAGCTGGATGATACCAAGAAGATGATGTCTTTAGCCAGTCTGTGTAGTTGTGGACCCCACAACACTGCAGCTTCCTCTGTATCACATCCATAGCACTGTTTCCAGGATCCTGGGAGCACGTCCAATTGTGCTGGTGAACCAGGTAACCCATAGCATTTTTCAGCTGAGAAGTTGTCTTAACAGAATAGGAACatgccagagctgctgaagaCATTTCTAGGCAAAGAAGGAGCACCAGCAAGTACATGAGAGTCCCTTGTTGATTGCGGGAACACTtcacagaaatagaaacagCCAAAAGTCCAGTAGGGAACAATATAAGTGCAATTGCAAGAGTCAACCAACCAGGGAGAAACAAGTAAGAGTCCTGAAGTAAATATCCATAGTTCTTGAACATCAGGATCACCAAGACTCCACCAAACACCTGTACTGCAGCAGTACCCCAGAAGATGAAGCCTAGAAACCTCAGCAGAGACTGAGCAAAGGCCCTAAGCTTGGCTTCTTCATAGCACCACCAAGATGGCAGAACAACCACAGCCCTACCACTCCACATTCTGCTCACTCcagctaaccctaaccctcattATCAACATTTAAGAGGCTTCCACCTCACTTACCCAGGTGCAGCAGTGACATCTCCACCCAAAAACAATTTGCAAGAGAGCAACTCTGATAAGGCTCCTTAGGACAAAGACTCTGCCCTGCATCAGCTTAACcacgtgctgctgctgcagcttgttcagcacagcctgcagaaaACAGGAAGGCATGTACCCAGCTTGCTGTGGAGGATCCCTTACGCTGCTGTCACTGGAGATATTTGCACTTGAAGGACTGCAGCTGAGGACAGCTGAAAGAAGGCTGCACCCTTTTCATCTGTGGAAGACCTAAATGCAGTGGAATAGTTAAAGTGGTAGCCAGCACTGCTTGTTCAATTTACTTGGACTGCTCAGTTCTCCAGCAGTAGCCAGGATGGCAACAAATGTGAGAGTCAGAGCCATCAACAAATGAATGGTTTAAGCAGAGCTATTCAATAAGCAATCTCCACAGGTGATACTCACCTAGACTCATTATCCCCCTCCACACCTTTATCATTCATTCAATGTTAGAAGGGCCATAATGATGTTAATAATATTCTGCCCTTTTTTACTCAGCAAGGCTTCTCTGTAGATAGCTTCAATTACTCAAAACACCTGGGTGAGAAATCCCTGCCATTTCACACTGGTACCCCTCAGCTTGCCTTACCAGTGATTTGTCTCACTGCTGTAAAGACTGAATGCAAGAGGCAGTAAGTGCAATATTAACTTTTCCTTGTGTGTAAAGAAACTGAATTACACACCAGCTAAATCACTTCACAACAATAACAAAGGGAATTGATGCCACTTATCAGCATTATCAGAAGTACGTTATTGCTCAAACTCATGGTACGCATGAGCCGTGCAGGATTGGAAACCTGCATAAATCTTGCCACAGGTGCCAGGAAGGCAGATTCCAAGCTCAGCAGTGATTCTGTAATTATCCTGATGAGGTCCCTTAAGGTCTGTTTAGTTTCCCGAGACATACAGCAAGACTAAGGCAACATACATACGTAAGGGAAAATACAGAGAGATGATCCTCATTTTCAGAAACATGACCACCTGCAAGTCTGacaaaaaatcagaataatctGTGTTCAGATCCCTGGAACCCTGTTAAAGTCTCTGCAAAGCTGATGATCCCGCATCTGTCAGACATTTTACAAGAACCTATTGCTGATATACACACTACGCATACACAGATGTTGGGCGGATTCCCATCAAAATCTCTTTCTATATGCTGTACAAACAAGTTATTAAGGCTAATTATTTTGGAATGAgataaattgtttttattatttttaatcttttcattAACAGTAATTAGCATGCAGTGATTAACTTGTTAAATATTAACAAAATACTTCTTTCAAAGGATATGTCTTCCTCCTCTGATGTCTGCGTCTGCTATCTCTCTCCTGTTCTGCCTGCTGCTACCCCCCAGCCTCATGCTGTGTTGGTTTTGCTGCCATTCACTTATTCTCGTGAATGCTTTTTTCTCTGATTTGTGTCTTCTGCATCAGAGACATGGAGAAGGACGATAGCAGAATTCCCCCTCACATCTGTACACACATGGAAGCTACACTGATTTGTTTCCAcaatgcagaaaaattattagaaaagtGTGAGAAAacatcacagaaacacagaaacattaCCAGAAACACATCAGAAAACACTGTGAGGAGTACCAACTACTTTTTTTTAGCTTGCAAACTTTGTGGAAAGAAAAGCATGTGAGCttgtctcttttcctttctgccctTTCCCATGCCCATAAAGTTAAATGAGATATTAAGAAATTGGTTACAACATTATTTACTTCCAGCTTATTCTGTGTCTCTCTTCATGGAGAACAAATGGGCCAGAGATCATACCAGACCACCAGTTCAACACCGGAATCAGAAGCACCAACACTGAACATTGACTGGGAGCCAGTCCTCAGGTGAGAGGTCTCCATGTCCTTGGGAGAATAAAGCACCCTCAGCGCCATGGAAGAGGAAACTGCAGCAGTGGGGACTAATATTGGCAGAGTTATCTAAAACCCCTCACCCTCTTTTTTGTTATGCAATGCATAGGTActcaggaaaataaagtttctgTTCAAAATGTAAGACGAAGGAAAACAGAATTGGTGCCTGCAGTAACCAAAAGACTAACTGGCACCCTCAATAGCATTGTCTCTGATAAGTCATTTTACCTGTGTATGTGGACTAAAGCTTGAAAAAGCAACGAGCAGAGCAATCCATCAGGAGACTGCAATGTGACAAAGAGAATATAGGCATGACAGAATAGGAATGctcctctgttttctttccagtggTAAACAGCACAACATGATAAATGCCGTCCCTGTTTTCTCTGAAGTTGTTTCTGCTTATGAACTGATGAGTATTGAAATTCAAATGTGGGTATAACAGATAATACACCATAGATAAACTATTTTCTGGAATGTTGCTGAAAGTATAATCCTTCAAGTTAATAAAACATTAGCagtgtacttttttttttttttgcattcactGCTCTAGAAAGCTGGAACTGACATTGAACAGCTCTGATGTGCCCAGGAGGTCAAAGAGGTTCATTCCATCTGGCTCCAGGAGTGGGACCAGAGAGCCATCAAGTCAACATTGTGTTTGTGCAGTGTAGGCAGTTGACTAAACTTATTTTGGATGACAAGGCTGTCATACATACAGACTGCTGTACAGATTGATCAGggagcacagctgagctgtAAGGGGCAACAATTCAAATCAAGATGGGCAGGTAGTCTGTTCAGGCTTGTGTGAACAATACAAAGTCTAGAGGTAACCATGGCATCAGGGTATAGCTACACAAGCCTATcttagaattacagaatcagagTCACAtaatggcttgggttggaaggaaccttacAGAatatctagttccaaccccctgccacaggcaagaAACCCTCCACTAGACCAGACTAGACAATCTTCTAAGCTCCATACAGGCCTCCTATAAAAACAGACAATATCTCATCCCATACCCTCAGGAACTGCTCTAAGTGTCCCCATGGCACAGACAAACCCCAAAGTTGCCTCAATAAAACAGCTGCTATTTCCCCTGTAACCCATGTGCAGATGAAGATGTAGATGGTGAAATTAAAGCACTCAGAAGGAGGTAGATTTTGAGagttttgaacattttttaaagGCTTGTCAGATTAAGGCATATTTAGATCATAAGGTATGCCTTTAAAACCATTCTAAAACACAAGGGTTTTTATTAGTTTCCTCTACATCAGTTTTAAATTAAGCTTCCCCACCACTACACACCTTCTTGACACCTCCACTGGGTGGAAGCTGGTGTGTGAGCCAGTTGGTCTGGCAAATCCAGAAAAAGTATAAATGAGTATCATTAGTATCACTCCTCTTTTCACTGGTCCCAATCCTGTCTGCTGGTGTTGGCAGTACCTTGTTCCCAAGCCAAAGAGAATGCAACATTTAAGAAGCTTCCACCTCACTTATCCAGGTGCAGTTTTTTCCAATTTCCATGAAAAGCCCTGACTGCAAGTAAAGTGGCAAAAATTAAATAGCAATATTTGGGTGGgggtggcagggagggagaaggaaaccAATACCAACTTTTGATTGTTCTCAATCAGGTCATTCAAACTATAATAGGTACTCAAAACTCCACACAGCAAAAGGACTGGGTACAAGCTGGAAATCTGTTTCCAAAACCCTGAAATCTGCAAAGCCTATTGCCTCTTTGAGAATAAAGAACATTGTTTTATACAACACCTCATATTACGAGATCTTTCAGGAaatccaaatggaaaaaaataaaaaacctggaTGGATCCAGTGCTTGCAGTTGCAGCAATGCTCAACCAGTTTCCATAGTAACCAAAGTGAGATGATGTTGCCTTGTATGAGACTGATACCTCGCATGGAAAGCTTGAAGCAAACAGAGGCATGACGACCAGCTCCTACTCATGGAGAAAATATACTCCACTCAAGAACTGAGGTACTATTATGGATGTGTTCGAATTCAAGCCTGTCAGTTGTGTACCCTTAGCTCCATTTTCCAGACCAAAAGTGGCCCTTTTTGAGATTGAAGAAGCACATCAAAAGTTTTCAggcttttatttggttttgcttttaatatCCCATATATTTATTTGAgttgaaaatattcaaaatcaaATGTCAAGTGTTTGCTGTTTTcatgtattttcctctttcttttcttttaagaattgaacattttaaaaatgcaaactaaatgctttttctttttttcttgttaaattttatttttcccttcctacTATTGTTTGCCAATCTGGAATTGCTATGGAATACATTGGATGAATAAAGACTATCAAAGTATGAAAAAacgaggggaaaaaaacattactttctgtatttctgtcaCTTTGGAAATAggagaacattttaaaagatgcagaaaataaaaagaaaaaagaagaaaaagaaaaaaagaaattgaaattaaaatcaaaagaGAACTTCTGTTCTTTTCATTGTCTTTATTGCAGTTGATAATAAAAACAGGTTTGAAGAAAAGGTACTTTGTAAAACTTTCAAAAATTAAGAAAGGGTTGAAAACATGAAATTCAAGTCACCTTGacatttaaagtattttgtgacttagttttcattattttcaacCAGCACTAACTAAAATATTACCAATGTGAATGCAGTGCtctaatttttgtttgaaaacatATGCAAGGTTTCTAGGCATTTTCTAAAGTTATGAAAATAGTTTAATATGAGATACTGGCTCTTTAACCTTTAACTCATAAAAATAGCTAACAGGTTTCTCTTTAGGGAGGAAGTGAGGAGTGCCTGCATACATTATCTAGAAATTAATGAAGAACTGACAAGAAGTTTACACTTGTCAGAACTTCTCATGAGTAAAGTTTGTTCTTTGTTGTGTCTCCTCTGAAAAAGGAATTGTTTTAGAATGCTTTCTcctcaagagaagaaaatactttcatgCAACATTGGGCTGGAGCCCATCTGTGCCAGTTTCCTCCATTGTCTTGTCTGTGAAAACTCAGGCAGATCTTACATTCTACTAGCATTCTACTTGTGACCTTTTGCCCAACAAGTGAACAAATCTAACTGCACAGCCATAAAGCAGCAAGCTGTGAATAtaaattctgatatttttttaaactgatatTATAATATCTATACACAGCACCTGATACACATCTTTCAAACTAATTTTCTCATAAATCTTAAGATCACTCAGTATCGGCATCCAAATTTACTTTTAAGGGATACTTTTGCAAATGTTGCCTTTGGAATACTCTGTTTATGAAGAGAATGTAGGTCTATTAATGCTCTTTGAGCTACAAAAAATTCAATCCTAAGTCTTGAGGGTTTATTACAATATGGAAATAGGATCCCAATGTTTATCTCACAAGGTAAATCTAGACTCAGTATCTATTTGTCCTTGTGACCACTGCAGAAGTGATGTACTTGTTTTGAGTGTTATCCGTTTCTATAATGACTCAAACTAGGCGGTAGAGGAGAGATTCTGCACAATCACATGCCAAAAAAATTCTTGATTACATTTTCACTTGAGCAGCAACTtaggactgaaaaaaaccaattGTAGCAGCAATGATGTTATGAGCATAAGACTACTTCTGAAATACTTGTTCTGTTCAAAGACAAGTACAGCAacttctttaaaatgaaagcattgGATTATCTTGGTGTGAGCAGCCTGCAGACTTCTTTAGACCTGTAATGGGAGCTCACACAAAAGAACAGAATTTGTGCAGCTCGTGCTTCATAAACTCATTTGTAATATTTTACATGGTGTAGGTTCTTCTAGTGAATTACTGAATCCTTCTTCAGCTCACtgactggagaaaaaaatcaattaaaatattcattttggCTTAATCTGAATAATTGTTAAAAGGTCAACTTTTCTACCAAGAAAGATATTAGCAAAGAATGTTTTCAGCCTACAAGACAGATGAAAATGTAGCCAAGAGAAAGGAATATTTGATGGGGTCCTTGTCTCTTTTTACTGGCATAGTAGTAAGTATATTTGTATCAAATGTAATGTTCATCTCATACTAGGTTTTATAGTGACTATAcaagagaatttatttttattaccttttgtAAGTCATGATATGAGCATATAAAATGTCAACTTTTTCAGAATTAGTCTTACGGCACATTTCAAAGAAGTGGAACcaattttaatgggatttttatgCATCTCCATTCAGATGAAATGCAggttttagagagaaaaaaaatcaaaaccaaagaTATATGCAATTTATTTCCAAGCTCTATTGCTATCTCCAATCTCTCCACCAAACAATTGTCTTCAAGAGGTATTCTGCATTTAAATGGGGATGCTGCCATTGACATGGAAAGGATCTATTACGTTTGAAAACATACAagcatctaaaaaaaaaaaagaattgaaaaaagaaaataaaagaaaagaaatgaaaatatatttgatcACGGAATGTAACAACACATTTAAGGGAGAAAACATAAACACATTGAAGTACCAGGGATGATGTCTCAGCTAACTTCCAGACCAATGACAATAGAATAACTTGACATTGTCTGGGTAGGagtgattttaatttatttcagaatttggGTATTCATCAAAACTTAGTTTTTTGAGTCCAACTTCTGGGAGCCAGGGGCCTTTTCAGAGGTTCCCATAGTGTTGAAATCTATCTAGGTCTACCCAAAATATTCCAGTACTCTAGAAACATCTTACCCTTTCCCACACCATCTTGATGGGTGTGGTTAGTGTTACCCAACCCCATTCTTCTGCACCTTCCAGCAGAACTAGGCTCTGGGATTTGTTCTGCATCAGAAAGCCCAGGAGAGATTGCATTTTTGCTTACAGAACAGTCTGATGCAATTTTCTTCACAACAGATAATGGTCCTGAGTGAGTACTTGCTCCAGCATGACTATCCATGCCAATATAAACCAAGACACATAAGTATTCCTTTTGTCAACAGTCAGATAAAAATCAGAGACTCAGTGTGAAGCTGAGGGGtgacaaaggagaaaaggaaaaactgtggGTAGGTTTAGACAAATTGCATTCAACATTGCTACCAATGAAAAAGACCAATGAGGAAGAGCATAGTTGCTGAATCAGGATAAAAGCTAccaaaaatactcaaaaaagaaaaaaaacattgactggatttttcttctttaatccCTTTCCCAAATTTGTTTGGGTGCTCTCTATAGCAAAACAAgatgatttccatttttctgaTTGGCATTGTGGGAACAATGACTCAGGACTGAATAGAGAATTGCTCCATAATCTTGGTGGTAACTGTGGTCTTCTTTTTGCAGAGAATGCAGTGCCAGATCACCCAGGGCTACCCTGAGCTTtcatccaaaataaaataagctttCATTCCCACCACCACCCACTCACCAAGCACAATGTGGTGCATTGCCCATGATATTCAGGCAAACTCGTGTTTCATGCTAACAGGAGGGTAACCTTGCAACTCCTTGCACGCATTTCTCCTCCCTCAATATTCATTTGCAGGGGGAGCATTGGAGGAATATCAGAATGGTACACACATAAGAAACATCAGAGGTGGAAATCCATTGCTTTAAGGAATTCAATAGCCATTTTTGACAAATGATCAGGCATTAACAGGCAGTTAGACAAAATAGGTAGTTAGGCAAATATGTTTATTATGAAAACAAATTGTGGAGAATTTTCACAGTAGTGTGAAATTTTAGGCAGAGAATATTTCAGAAGTATCTGCTCTAGTCTAACATCCTCTGTGTGTGAACACTGCAATTTCACTTCACTGGCAGCCACGTGGGCCTCCCCACACACAAATGCAAAGGGCAGGAACTCCTCTCAACAACAGCCATGGAGGGAGGCAGAACCTCAGGAGCAAGACAAAGGTTCTGCCTGTGCCCTGTGGGCTACACCAATGGTGGAGGTGATCAGAAGAGCATCATTTTCTTCACATGCCATGCTGACACGTTTCACCATCAATGTGTTTACTTTAGAAACAAAGTGGTGTTTACAGACCTGTCAGCAAGTAGAATGCATAAGAAATTTATTGCAGGCACCTAATAAGAGTTCTAGTTTCCAGAAAACATGGGATTCAAGGGGAGTGGAGCCAAGTTTGtgcaaaaacattttgcagAGAAGGGAAGTGGCAACAGCTGAGACCATGGACCTTCCCAGATTAGTTTTGGCACAGATTAGCTCTCAGtgtctccctttccctttgtaCAGAGACTGTGCAAAACACTTTCCTCTTATGCAAAATGCTCAAAGGAATATAGGACATACTGTGGAGGAAAGTGGAACCAAATTCCTGTCTGTTCATTGCATTCCCAATAGGAACAAACTGTTCAAGGCTTTCTCTGCCCTGGCTGTTTGCATAGGTTTTACTAAGTGGCAGGAACAttcattttaacaaaaacatGTAGTGTTGCTCAATTTGTCTTTAACAAGTGCCACTTTGACAAATGCTTTTGATAAAccttaaaaaatactaaaatagcACATGGAATGATGACAGAGCCCATCTCTCTGACCAGCACTGTAACAACCACTGCTGAAAACCACAATGTTTCTTGAGATTtataaacactgaaataaaggtAAAACCTACCAAATGCACATGCATTTTGGTTTATATAGGTTCAGCCCAGATAATTAGCTGCTCTATTTATAACAAATGCTTATGCAATATACCAGGCAGGAAAATcttctgtttaatttaaaatatcttcagaATTGCTCAGTTCAGATTTCAGAAGAATGGCAACTGTGGGTTTGGGTTCACCATGTTTCAATATTATTCTTTCAATAAGTAATGGTGAAATTTTTACTAGTGGCTAGTAGCAAAACtatttataaaaatgcattGTCCTTGCAAACAGGTAGATCTCAGATACCATGATCCACGCCTCAGTTTCACCCTGGCCCTCTGGACAAATTTGAAGGTAGCAGTAAAGAGTAGAACTCAATTGAACAAAACATTCAGGTGCCACAGAGATGAAAGCAGCAGGAATAGAAGGCAATAAAATGAGCTTTGATAAATGAAAAAGCCTGCACTCAGAGAGAAATATGAACAAGCACCTGAGGACACAGAGATAACCCAGCAGCCAAAACTGGCACATTAAAACAGACCTACTGTTTTTCTCAGTCATGTCCTCGTACTTGCAAGCAACTCTGAGAAGGTAGATTGCAGGAAAAGATATAGGTGAAAAGTCACAGTAAACTGGAATATTACCCAGgatttcagagagaaagggtCCAGGCTAAGATTCTTTGCCCTATAGAAGAAATTCTGTATGAAAAATGAAGATAATTGATAGATTGAAGATAATTGAAGGTAATCAGTTATTAAACATAATAATTATTAAGAATTTCTCTAGCCTAGAAAGTgaatattagatttttttttcaagttttttttaaacatttcaggGAAATTCCAGAGATatgaaaaaaagtttattttgtaCTTACTTTACTGGCAGACTTTCATTTAAGAACTGCCTTTGATTTCAAGGGTCTCTTTTAAAGTACTTCATGTATTATGATATAATTCAAAACAATGTTTTTAAGGGATTGGAACAGTTTTCCACAACACTCTCTCTAGAGAAATTCAAGGGgtcttgcttatttttttttccctgaacaaAAATGAgatcagatttaaaaaaaaaaaaaaaaaacaaaaaaaacaccacagagTGAAGAGTGCCCTGTCAGTGAAAAAATGATATTAAAATCTTCATAAttttaagggagaaaaatgagatttctaTGCATTCTTCCCTCTTCTGACCCAGATCTCATCCTGCCTCACATCTGCAAAACCTCTTACACTCATTATGAATGGAGAAACTGGTTCCAGCACTGGGCTGAATTGCTCTTGTTTTCAAGGTAAATGCACCTGAAATTTTTGAACCCTTTCTGCTCTCTCTGTAGACAGAAACATGTGTCTTAAACAGATGTGTACAAACAAATTCAGAAACCTTCCCCAGAGGAtatgtgcattaaaaaaaataacaattaccCACATTCATGAGTTTTAACACTTTTCATACCCAGTAATCCTACCATATGAACCTATACAAAAGACAGTCTCTTCCCGGTGGTCTTTTgtgtaaggaagaaaaaatcctcaaaaccTTTCATTATCAACACAGTTGACTAATAACTCAACAATAAAGTCTGAAGAAAAGTGGAAAGGCAGCTTTCCAAGACACTGCTAGGTAATTAAATATAAGCTTGATTATAAAAAAACTATTCTGGAGCTGAAATGGCACGAAATCAtatgaaatcaaattaaaagcTACCCTGCACATGTTTATTTAAATCACCTCACATCAGGTAAATTAAAAGTGCTTAATCTCAGTATATATGCACTATCATTTTAGATATTAAACTGCTAAATAATCCACACTGACAAAGCTGGAAAAAGTATAAATGGGACTAAAAGCCTGAACAATATTAAACCATTAGTTTATCAGCAAGGGTGTAAAAAATGAATATTCATGCaatagataatattttttatgaatAGATTAACAGGTGGAGATAGGTGCTCAtgtttgaatttaattttcattctttcttaaatgaaagaataaatcaTATCAATGCAGACTGCTTAGAATGGACTTCCCTTGAATTTGAATAGCTGCAAAAATTGACATATTAAGTAAGGTTCATTTTATGGAATGGGTAGTTGAATATTAAAGGaagctttaattttaaatttaacctttttaaaaatatatattatgaAAGTAATTTTGGGCAATACCTTATCTTAAGTTTTGTGCTGTTTGTCTAGGAGTCCTTTCTtggaggatttttcttttctattttccctCTGTTATTTGTAGAACATGAATAAAACCAGCATAATATCagtaattcaaataaaaataacaatatgCAATCAAGTAACAAATGATAATTCAGGGTCCAGCCTTGGAAGTTTTCCTAAATTTTCAGCtaccttttctgtattttttaaattagttttggGTGACAGAAACATGAAAAGTTGCATATAAAGGAGATAAGAAATGTTGCCACATAATCTGCTCCAAGCATATTG
Protein-coding sequences here:
- the LOC134056926 gene encoding LOW QUALITY PROTEIN: tetraspanin-3-like (The sequence of the model RefSeq protein was modified relative to this genomic sequence to represent the inferred CDS: substituted 1 base at 1 genomic stop codon); its protein translation is MWSGRAVVVLPSWWCYEEAKLRAFAQSLLRFLGFIFWGTAAVQVFGGVLVILMFKNYGYLLQDSYLFLPGWLTLAIALILFPTGLLAVSISVKCSRNQQGTLMYLLVLLLCLEMSSAALACSYSVKTTSQLKNAMGYLVHQHNWTCSQDPGNSAMDVIQRKLQCCGVHNYTDWLKTSSSWYHPACVPESCCKERHSHCRGDLGHVEQLSDKGCLKKLEDQLCFAMLYIFWCCAVLSVLELLAAVSNGFLMRHQPFHDLCVLDSYTFXQGYRCFLLCWTCCIFLLVHCCIGTQLKKSACRAN